A section of the Carassius carassius chromosome 17, fCarCar2.1, whole genome shotgun sequence genome encodes:
- the desmb gene encoding desmin b isoform X2 produces the protein MSHYASSSSSSSYRRMFGGPGYLTPPMSRAMFGRASTGGSSSSRVSSRVYEVSKSSTPTPGFSSYRASSYSLPNLSAGYTRSYGGMGETLDFNLADALNQEFLQTRTNEKAELQHLNDRFANYIEKVRMLEQQNQAMVIEVERLRGREPTRIADLYEDEMMELRRDIDLVTSHRSRVEVERDNLADDLQKLKLRLQEEIALREEAENNLSAFRADVDAATLARLDLERRVETLQEEIAFLKKIHEEEIRELQTQMQETQVQIQMDMSKPDLTAALRDIRAQYEGIAAKNIAEAEDWYKSKVSDLNQAVSKNNEALKQAKLDTMEYRHQIQSYTCEIDSLKGTNESLMRQMREMEDRHGREAGAFQDNITRLEAEIANMKDEMARHLREYQDLLNVKMALDVEIATYRKLLEGEESRIVMPMQSYSTLSFRETSPEHQQRASEMHSKKTVLIKTIETRDGEV, from the exons ATGAGCCACTAcgcctcttcctcatcctcttcatcATACCGTCGAATGTTTGGTGGTCCTGGCTACCTGACACCACCAATGTCCCGTGCAATGTTCGGCCGAGCCTCGACTGGGGGGTCCAGCAGCTCTCGGGTCAGCTCCAGAGTCTACGAGGTCAGCAAGTCCTCTACTCCCACTCCTGGATTCTCCAGTTATCGAGCCTCCTCCTACAGTTTGCCCAACTTGTCTGCGGGCTATACCCGCTCCTATGGTGGCATGGGTGAAACGCTGGACTTCAACTTGGCCGACGCACTCAACCAGGAGTTTCTCCAAACACGCACCAATGAGAAAGCTGAACTTCAGCACCTAAATGACAGATTTGCCAACTACATTGAGAAGGTCCGCATGCTGGAGCAGCAAAACCAGGCAATGGTGATTGAGGTGGAGCGCTTGAGGGGGCGGGAGCCCACACGGATCGCCGACCTGTATGAGGATGAGATGATGGAGCTGAGAAGAGATATCGACTTGGTCACCAGTCACAGATCACGTGTGGAGGTGGAGAGGGATAACTTGGCAGATGACCTGCAGAAACTGAAACTCAG GCTTCAGGAGGAGATTGCCCTGAGGGAAGAGGCAGAGAATAATCTGTCCGCTTTCAGAGCA GATGTGGATGCTGCCACTTTGGCCCGTCTGGATCTGGAAAGACGTGTAGAGACTCTCCAAGAAGAGATTGCATTCCTCAAGAAGATCCATGAGGAG GAAATTCGTGAGTTGCAGACCCAGATGCAAGAGACTCAAGTCCAAATCCAGATGGACATGTCCAAACCAGACCTGACTGCTGCCCTAAGGGACATCCGTGCTCAGTATGAAGGCATCGCTGCAAAGAACATCGCAGAGGCTGAGGATTGGTACAAGTCAAAG GTGTCAGATCTTAACCAGGCAGTGAGCAAGAACAACGAGGCTCTCAAACAAGCCAAGCTGGACACCATGGAGTACAGACACCAGATTCAGTCCTACACCTGTGAGATCGACTCCCTCAAGGGCACG AACGAGTCTCTCATGAGGCAGATGAGAGAGATGGAGGATCGTCATGGTCGTGAGGCCGGTGCTTTTCAGGACAACATCACCAGGCTGGAGGCAGAGATCGCCAACATGAAGGACGAGATGGCACGTCACCTGCGAGAATATCAGGACCTTCTCAATGTTAAGATGGCCCTGGATGTCGAGATCGCCACCTACAGGAAACTGCTGGAAGGAGAGGAGAGCAG GATTGTGATGCCCATGCAGTCATATTCCACTTTAAGCTTTAGAG agacGAGTCCAGAGCACCAACAGAGAGCATCTGAAATGCACTCAAAGAAAACTGTCCTGATCAAGACCATTGAGACGCGTGATGGGGAGGTGTGA
- the LOC132161390 gene encoding uncharacterized protein LOC132161390, whose translation MVNSCCVINCNNRSQDRYGKRILNGVRFFSFPAWKQHLGNQIAELTKRRRMAWVSAIKREDITFDNISRHMFVCSRHFLSGKPAYEMLECHPDWVPSLHLGHTEVKAPHPERCTRRSKRQKALKQNNAAPPTSPALPDVKLEMDVDVPLEDDAPSDEDPPPDEDPPSDENPPPDEDPPSDEDPPSDENSLSDEASHSLQNDEAPSTYELEEQQECSFCNCRRAEINRLLEENRLLKEELSQKTMSEDFLGDDEDRVKYYTGLPSFAVLMGVLTQLVPCLPQTGCKLSPFQMLFLTLMRLRLNLPIQHIAHLFGTDPQTVSTTFRDTISAMFTQLSPLVHWPERYCLKGSMLQQFVEAFGNHVAVIVDCFEINAERASSQRAIAQRSSQKHTLKYLIGITPRGAIAFVSKGWGDGVSDKYVIESSGLLDKLLPGDLVLADRGFDIGENVRLMCAEVKKQKLVMKDAEETRKIAHLRVHLNRVVGSVRRKYTMLSEAVPVSMIAPCDDEDMMFLDKVVTVCCALTNMCPSVMNL comes from the exons ATGGTGAACTCTTGCTGTGTTATTAACTGCAATAACCGTTCGCAGGACCGGTATGGAAAACGCATTTTAAATGGAGTGCGATTTTTCAGCTTTCCAGCTTGGAAGCAACATCTTGGGAATCAGATCGCCGAGTTAACAAAGAGGCGTCGCATGGCTTGGGTATCAGCCATAAAACGCGAAGACATCACATTCGACAACATTTCCCGACACATGTTTGTGTGTTCACGGCATTTTCTCTCAG GCAAACCAGCCTATGAAATGCTTGAGTGTCATCCTGACTGGGTGCCGTCATTACACCTCGGGCACACAGAGGTTAAAGCACCGCATCCTGAGCGGTGTACCCGTAGGTCAAAGAGACAGAAAGCTCTCAAACAGAACAATGCTGCACCTCCAACATCACCAGCTCTACCAGATGTGAAATTGGAGATGGATGTGGATGTACCACTGGAAGATGATGCACCATCGGATGAAGACCCACCACCAGATGAAGATCCACCATCGGATGAAAATCCACCACCAGATGAAGATCCACCATCGGATGAAGATCCACCATCGGATGAAAATTCACTATCGGATGAAGCTTCACATAGCTTACAGAATGATGAAGCGCCATCAACGTATGAACTTGAAGAACAGCAGGAATGTAGTTTCTGTAACTGCAGACGTGCTGAAATTAACCGCTTATTAGAGGAGAACAGGCTACTGAAGGAAGAGCTCTCCCAAAAGACAATGTCTGAGGATTTTTTGGGAGATGATGAAGATAGGGTCAAGTACTACACTGGGCTGCCAAGTTTTGCTGTTCTGATGGGTGTGCTGACACAGCTTGTTCCTTGCCTACCGCAGACAGGATGCAAACTTTCGCCTTTTCAGATGCTCTTTTTAACTCTGATGCGCCTGAGGCTGAATCTGCCAATCCAGCACATTGCACACCTCTTTGGCACAGATCCACAGACTGTGTCCACCACATTCAGAGACACCATAAGTGCAATGTTTACACAACTCAGCCCTTTGGTGCACTGGCCAGAGAGATATTGCTTGAAGGGCAGCATGTTACAACAATTTGTAGAAGCTTTTGGCAATCATGTTGCAGTAATCGTGGACTGCTTTGAAATTAATGCAGAGAGAGCATCAAGTCAGAGAGCTATAGCACAGAGATCTTCACAAAAGCACACGCTAAAGTATCTCATTGGCATTACACCACGTGGAGCTATTGCTTTCGTTTCTAAAGGGTGGGGAGATGGTGTCAGTGACAAGTATGTTATTGAGAGTAGTGGCCTTCTTGATAAACTGTTACCTGGAGACTTGGTGTTGGCAGATCGTGGGTTTGACATCGGGGAGAATGTCAGACTAATGTGTGCAGAAGTGAAAAAACAAAAGCTGGTTATGAAAGATGCGGAGGAGACACGCAAGATAGCTCACCTCAGGGTCCACTTGAACAGGGTGGTAGGAAGTGTGCGCAGAAAGTACACCATGCTTAGTGAAGCCGTACCGGTGAGCATGATCGCCCCATGTGATGATGAGGACATGATGTTCCTTGACAAGGTTGTGACTGTGTGCTGTGCCCTGACTAATATGTGCCCCAGTGTTATGAATCTGTAA
- the desmb gene encoding desmin b isoform X1 — MSHYASSSSSSSYRRMFGGPGYLTPPMSRAMFGRASTGGSSSSRVSSRVYEVSKSSTPTPGFSSYRASSYSLPNLSAGYTRSYGGMGETLDFNLADALNQEFLQTRTNEKAELQHLNDRFANYIEKVRMLEQQNQAMVIEVERLRGREPTRIADLYEDEMMELRRDIDLVTSHRSRVEVERDNLADDLQKLKLRLQEEIALREEAENNLSAFRADVDAATLARLDLERRVETLQEEIAFLKKIHEEEIRELQTQMQETQVQIQMDMSKPDLTAALRDIRAQYEGIAAKNIAEAEDWYKSKVSDLNQAVSKNNEALKQAKLDTMEYRHQIQSYTCEIDSLKGTNESLMRQMREMEDRHGREAGAFQDNITRLEAEIANMKDEMARHLREYQDLLNVKMALDVEIATYRKLLEGEESRIVMPMQSYSTLSFRETSPEHQQRASEMHSKKTVLIKTIETRDGEVVSESTQQQQDIM; from the exons ATGAGCCACTAcgcctcttcctcatcctcttcatcATACCGTCGAATGTTTGGTGGTCCTGGCTACCTGACACCACCAATGTCCCGTGCAATGTTCGGCCGAGCCTCGACTGGGGGGTCCAGCAGCTCTCGGGTCAGCTCCAGAGTCTACGAGGTCAGCAAGTCCTCTACTCCCACTCCTGGATTCTCCAGTTATCGAGCCTCCTCCTACAGTTTGCCCAACTTGTCTGCGGGCTATACCCGCTCCTATGGTGGCATGGGTGAAACGCTGGACTTCAACTTGGCCGACGCACTCAACCAGGAGTTTCTCCAAACACGCACCAATGAGAAAGCTGAACTTCAGCACCTAAATGACAGATTTGCCAACTACATTGAGAAGGTCCGCATGCTGGAGCAGCAAAACCAGGCAATGGTGATTGAGGTGGAGCGCTTGAGGGGGCGGGAGCCCACACGGATCGCCGACCTGTATGAGGATGAGATGATGGAGCTGAGAAGAGATATCGACTTGGTCACCAGTCACAGATCACGTGTGGAGGTGGAGAGGGATAACTTGGCAGATGACCTGCAGAAACTGAAACTCAG GCTTCAGGAGGAGATTGCCCTGAGGGAAGAGGCAGAGAATAATCTGTCCGCTTTCAGAGCA GATGTGGATGCTGCCACTTTGGCCCGTCTGGATCTGGAAAGACGTGTAGAGACTCTCCAAGAAGAGATTGCATTCCTCAAGAAGATCCATGAGGAG GAAATTCGTGAGTTGCAGACCCAGATGCAAGAGACTCAAGTCCAAATCCAGATGGACATGTCCAAACCAGACCTGACTGCTGCCCTAAGGGACATCCGTGCTCAGTATGAAGGCATCGCTGCAAAGAACATCGCAGAGGCTGAGGATTGGTACAAGTCAAAG GTGTCAGATCTTAACCAGGCAGTGAGCAAGAACAACGAGGCTCTCAAACAAGCCAAGCTGGACACCATGGAGTACAGACACCAGATTCAGTCCTACACCTGTGAGATCGACTCCCTCAAGGGCACG AACGAGTCTCTCATGAGGCAGATGAGAGAGATGGAGGATCGTCATGGTCGTGAGGCCGGTGCTTTTCAGGACAACATCACCAGGCTGGAGGCAGAGATCGCCAACATGAAGGACGAGATGGCACGTCACCTGCGAGAATATCAGGACCTTCTCAATGTTAAGATGGCCCTGGATGTCGAGATCGCCACCTACAGGAAACTGCTGGAAGGAGAGGAGAGCAG GATTGTGATGCCCATGCAGTCATATTCCACTTTAAGCTTTAGAG agacGAGTCCAGAGCACCAACAGAGAGCATCTGAAATGCACTCAAAGAAAACTGTCCTGATCAAGACCATTGAGACGCGTGATGGGGAG GTGGTGAGTGAATCTACACAACAGCAACAGGACATCATGTAG